From the Salinimicrobium tongyeongense genome, one window contains:
- a CDS encoding peptidoglycan DD-metalloendopeptidase family protein codes for MPKPHFLPGLTTGFTPVIDAGFSSEDYQHIDLSVHNPELSQAQLDTPEALQDFLNEFLRKKGGKVAWGGYNEHRALYKRSGLFSSAEDEELIRNRHIGVDIWVQAGTRVLAVLDGKIHSFQNNDNFGDYGPTIILEHETEGEVFYSLYGHLQKSSLEGLAVGQKVRRGEAIAAVGNTSENGNYAAHLHFQLILDMQEKSGDYPGVASKKDLQFFLNNCPDPDLLLKIS; via the coding sequence ATGCCTAAACCTCATTTTTTACCCGGTCTCACTACAGGCTTCACCCCTGTAATTGATGCCGGTTTTTCTTCGGAAGATTACCAGCACATTGATCTTTCTGTGCATAATCCTGAATTGTCGCAGGCGCAATTAGACACCCCGGAGGCTTTACAGGATTTTCTAAATGAATTTCTTCGGAAGAAAGGCGGGAAAGTAGCCTGGGGCGGCTATAACGAGCACCGGGCCCTCTATAAACGAAGCGGTTTGTTCTCTTCGGCTGAAGATGAGGAGTTAATAAGGAACAGGCATATTGGAGTAGATATTTGGGTGCAGGCAGGAACGAGGGTGCTGGCAGTGCTCGATGGGAAAATACACAGCTTTCAAAACAACGATAATTTTGGAGATTACGGTCCCACCATTATTCTTGAACACGAAACTGAAGGAGAGGTCTTTTACAGTCTTTATGGTCACCTTCAAAAAAGCTCTTTAGAAGGATTGGCGGTAGGTCAAAAAGTGAGACGGGGGGAGGCAATAGCCGCTGTGGGGAATACTTCTGAAAATGGGAATTACGCAGCCCACCTCCATTTTCAGCTCATACTTGATATGCAGGAAAAATCTGGAGATTATCCCGGGGTTGCCAGTAAAAAAGATTTGCAGTTTTTCCTCAACAACTGCCCCGATCCAGATTTGCTGCTGAAGATAAGTTAA
- a CDS encoding YggN family protein codes for MKTIKLKTAIIALLCATTGLAQTSKFNKTFKTNKDVTLNINARHTQIDVEYWDKNEVQVSAFVEGGSEKQDKNLESWRFDVDASASEVKIHSEAAPGGPGDFNMAAMQAPLAKLPEMIAPLTEMMGPMLENLMAHPPLPPEFYASVGKIDFDYEQYQKDGEKYMEKFEKQMEKNFGKDFEKAMEEWAQKMEKDSVLWKKHEMKMQAWSKDFEKEMEAWGKSFERDMEKWGESFGKEMEAWAANIEKEARSQKEKSGSNVIVLRDHNSAKKVLKVKMPKSGQLKLKVRHGEVSLSGTTNNLRGEVSHSRFNAAEIAGKNTNFRVAYTPVLIKNWKYGVLNAAYVQDLKIEKAQSLKLDSNSSSVYLKELGETGILSGTFGELKIDKVAPGFKSLDITLENSDLILDLPESAFNFTYNGTNSAVKYPKGLKLTSSNSYDNQKLKGYNGSQNAGAAINIYAKFSDVALK; via the coding sequence ATGAAAACCATAAAGCTTAAAACGGCAATAATTGCGCTGCTCTGTGCCACCACTGGCCTGGCGCAAACGAGTAAATTCAATAAAACTTTTAAGACCAATAAAGATGTAACGCTTAATATTAATGCGCGCCACACACAGATTGATGTTGAGTATTGGGACAAAAATGAAGTGCAGGTCTCTGCCTTTGTTGAAGGCGGCAGTGAAAAGCAGGATAAGAACCTTGAAAGCTGGCGCTTTGATGTTGATGCATCGGCTTCGGAAGTGAAGATACATTCTGAAGCTGCTCCCGGCGGCCCCGGCGATTTTAATATGGCTGCCATGCAGGCACCTCTTGCAAAATTGCCCGAGATGATTGCCCCGCTTACCGAAATGATGGGGCCCATGCTGGAGAATCTCATGGCACATCCGCCGCTTCCGCCAGAATTTTATGCGAGTGTGGGAAAGATAGATTTTGATTACGAGCAGTATCAAAAAGATGGCGAAAAATACATGGAGAAGTTCGAAAAGCAGATGGAAAAGAACTTTGGGAAAGACTTTGAAAAAGCCATGGAAGAATGGGCGCAGAAAATGGAGAAAGATTCTGTACTCTGGAAAAAACACGAAATGAAAATGCAGGCCTGGAGCAAAGATTTTGAGAAAGAGATGGAAGCCTGGGGAAAGAGCTTTGAAAGAGATATGGAAAAGTGGGGCGAAAGTTTTGGCAAGGAAATGGAAGCCTGGGCAGCCAATATAGAGAAAGAAGCCCGAAGCCAGAAAGAAAAATCGGGGTCTAACGTCATTGTGCTCAGGGATCATAATTCGGCAAAAAAGGTTTTGAAAGTGAAAATGCCGAAGTCGGGACAGCTTAAGCTGAAGGTTCGTCATGGGGAAGTAAGTCTTTCCGGAACAACAAATAACCTGAGAGGAGAAGTTTCGCATTCCAGGTTCAATGCTGCAGAAATAGCAGGGAAAAACACCAACTTCAGGGTAGCCTATACTCCCGTGCTTATAAAGAACTGGAAATACGGAGTACTCAATGCGGCCTATGTGCAGGATCTTAAAATTGAAAAAGCCCAGAGCCTTAAGCTCGATTCAAATTCCAGTAGCGTATATCTCAAAGAACTGGGCGAGACAGGTATACTTTCAGGCACCTTTGGGGAATTAAAGATTGATAAGGTTGCCCCCGGGTTTAAAAGTCTGGACATTACTTTGGAGAATTCAGACCTTATCCTCGATCTGCCCGAGTCTGCCTTCAATTTTACCTATAACGGCACTAACAGCGCAGTAAAATATCCAAAAGGCCTAAAACTTACATCGAGTAACTCTTACGACAATCAAAAGCTGAAGGGCTATAATGGCAGTCAAAATGCAGGGGCGGCAATAAATATCTATGCAAAATTTAGCGATGTTGCCTTGAAGTAA
- a CDS encoding RNA polymerase sigma factor — protein sequence MIQHQLIEACKQNDRRAQLKLYNKYCDGMYYVALRFINDPFEAEDAMQEAFIKAFQKLAQFTGDVSFGAWLKRIVINKCLDKLKARKLEMVAINEQVLGTVEEEENWNVDDHVGIDEVKASMQQLPEKYRYPLMLYLLEGYDHQEIAEILDISQVASRTLVHRGKKKLQDELKEKRYGTGY from the coding sequence TTGATACAACATCAATTAATAGAGGCTTGCAAACAGAATGACCGCAGGGCCCAGCTCAAGCTTTACAACAAGTATTGCGACGGCATGTACTATGTGGCCCTGAGGTTTATAAATGACCCGTTTGAAGCTGAAGATGCCATGCAGGAGGCTTTTATCAAAGCTTTTCAGAAACTGGCGCAATTCACCGGCGACGTGTCATTTGGAGCCTGGCTTAAACGTATCGTGATCAATAAATGTCTCGATAAATTAAAAGCCCGAAAATTGGAAATGGTAGCAATTAATGAACAGGTGTTGGGGACGGTAGAAGAGGAGGAGAACTGGAATGTTGACGATCATGTGGGGATTGATGAGGTGAAAGCGAGCATGCAGCAACTGCCCGAAAAGTACAGGTATCCGTTGATGTTGTACCTGCTTGAAGGTTATGATCATCAGGAAATAGCAGAAATACTCGACATTTCCCAGGTGGCTTCCAGAACCCTTGTTCACCGTGGAAAAAAGAAATTACAGGACGAATTAAAAGAAAAAAGATATGGCACAGGATATTAG
- a CDS encoding FAD-dependent oxidoreductase — protein MQHSKNIAIVGTGLVGSLLALHLRQRGHKITVFDRRPDVRKVEFSGRSINLAMSNRGWKALREAGIEEEVRELAIPLYQRAMHVNDSPVYFQKYGQEEEAIYSISRGVLNRKMIDLAEAAGAEFRFEEKVWDVDLAEAKLYTGESEKGNWQEYDFDLIFGADGAFSRVRHKMQRQSRFNYSQHFVNVGYKELRIAANADGSHKLDKNSFHIWPRGRFMLIAMPNLDGSFTCTLFLPFEGEHSFETLSSEVKAENFFSEFFPDIKDEISNLTSDFFKNPTSALVTVKCYPWTYFDKIALVGDAAHAIVPFYGQGMNAGFEDISELSRLENEFGDDWEQIFAHYQALRKPNADAIAELSYRNFMEMSSKTADQKFLLRKKIEKHFAEKHPEAWVPVYSRVTFSEAPYAEALELGDKQAAIMDKVMQLPEIEEKWNSPEVEQEILKLLSGS, from the coding sequence ATGCAGCACTCAAAGAACATCGCCATAGTGGGTACCGGGCTGGTAGGCTCCTTACTTGCCCTACATCTTAGACAAAGAGGACATAAAATCACCGTTTTTGACAGGCGGCCCGATGTTCGAAAAGTAGAATTTTCTGGACGCTCTATCAACCTTGCCATGTCTAACCGCGGCTGGAAAGCCCTGCGGGAGGCCGGTATCGAGGAGGAGGTGCGCGAACTTGCAATTCCGCTGTATCAGAGGGCAATGCATGTAAATGACAGTCCGGTTTATTTTCAAAAGTACGGGCAGGAAGAGGAAGCCATTTATTCCATTTCCCGCGGCGTATTAAATCGGAAAATGATCGATCTTGCTGAAGCTGCGGGAGCCGAATTCAGATTTGAGGAAAAAGTATGGGATGTAGACCTTGCCGAAGCAAAACTTTATACCGGGGAATCTGAAAAAGGAAACTGGCAGGAGTACGATTTCGATCTCATTTTTGGGGCCGATGGTGCTTTCTCCCGCGTGCGCCATAAAATGCAGCGCCAAAGCAGGTTCAACTATTCCCAACATTTCGTAAATGTGGGTTACAAGGAGCTGCGTATTGCCGCAAACGCCGATGGTTCCCATAAGCTCGACAAAAATTCCTTTCATATCTGGCCTCGGGGCAGGTTCATGTTAATTGCCATGCCCAACCTCGACGGCAGTTTCACCTGCACACTGTTCCTGCCTTTTGAGGGCGAACATTCTTTTGAGACCCTTTCTTCCGAAGTAAAAGCCGAAAACTTTTTCAGTGAATTCTTTCCCGATATCAAAGATGAAATTTCCAACCTTACCAGCGATTTTTTCAAAAACCCCACCAGTGCGCTGGTGACCGTAAAATGTTATCCGTGGACGTATTTTGACAAGATTGCGCTGGTTGGCGATGCCGCCCACGCCATTGTGCCTTTTTACGGGCAGGGCATGAACGCCGGTTTTGAAGATATATCAGAATTAAGTAGGTTAGAAAACGAGTTTGGAGACGACTGGGAGCAGATATTCGCACACTACCAGGCCCTTAGAAAACCCAATGCCGATGCTATTGCTGAACTCAGTTACCGCAATTTCATGGAAATGAGTAGCAAAACAGCCGATCAAAAATTTCTTCTTCGGAAGAAGATCGAAAAGCATTTTGCTGAAAAACATCCTGAAGCCTGGGTTCCCGTCTATTCACGCGTAACTTTTTCTGAAGCGCCCTATGCTGAAGCCCTTGAACTGGGCGACAAACAAGCTGCGATAATGGATAAGGTAATGCAACTTCCAGAAATTGAAGAAAAATGGAATTCCCCTGAAGTAGAGCAGGAGATCCTGAAGTTGCTAAGTGGAAGTTAG
- a CDS encoding lmo0937 family membrane protein, which yields MRDLVWLIIVLLIIGWLIGYFAFPDLGSIIHILIVIAVILVIYKLLTGRSL from the coding sequence ATGAGAGATTTAGTCTGGCTTATTATCGTTTTACTAATTATTGGATGGTTAATAGGCTATTTCGCCTTCCCCGATCTTGGAAGTATTATCCATATTTTGATCGTGATCGCTGTGATCCTGGTCATATACAAACTGCTCACAGGAAGAAGCCTTTAA
- a CDS encoding SDR family oxidoreductase, producing MWNLKGQTAVITGGSKGIGRATVEEFLKLGAEVLFTARNADDILKAEDELTAQGHVVKGIVADVTQAADRQKIVTWTTNNWKAVTILVNNAGINIRKKATDISEEEHQQVIETNLIAPFLLARELHPQLVKSKNAKIINVSSAAATQDVGTGTPYAMAKAGLLQQTRSLAVEWARDHIRVNAVSPWYTRTPLTDSVLQGERKEMILRRTPLHRIAEPEEIASVIAFLAMDKSSFITGQNIIADGGMSVKAL from the coding sequence ATGTGGAACTTAAAAGGACAAACAGCCGTAATTACCGGAGGCTCAAAAGGAATTGGCAGGGCAACTGTTGAGGAATTTCTGAAGCTGGGGGCAGAAGTGCTCTTCACCGCCAGAAATGCAGATGATATCCTGAAGGCCGAAGATGAACTTACCGCACAGGGACATGTTGTAAAAGGAATAGTTGCCGATGTCACCCAGGCTGCCGACCGACAAAAGATCGTTACCTGGACAACGAATAACTGGAAGGCAGTGACTATTCTCGTAAACAATGCCGGGATCAATATCAGAAAAAAAGCTACTGATATTTCTGAAGAAGAACACCAGCAGGTAATTGAGACCAACCTGATAGCCCCCTTCCTCCTGGCGCGCGAGTTACACCCGCAACTGGTAAAATCGAAGAACGCAAAGATCATTAATGTATCTTCGGCAGCCGCAACTCAGGATGTTGGCACGGGTACGCCTTACGCTATGGCCAAAGCCGGGCTTTTACAGCAAACCCGCAGCCTCGCAGTAGAATGGGCAAGGGATCATATTCGGGTTAATGCTGTTTCTCCCTGGTACACCCGCACCCCACTGACTGATTCTGTATTACAGGGAGAGCGGAAAGAGATGATCTTGCGCCGCACTCCGCTCCACCGCATTGCAGAACCAGAAGAAATAGCATCAGTCATTGCTTTTTTGGCTATGGACAAATCTTCTTTTATCACCGGACAAAATATTATTGCTGATGGTGGAATGAGTGTGAAAGCACTTTAA
- the lpdA gene encoding dihydrolipoyl dehydrogenase, with protein sequence MSKYDVAVIGSGPGGYVAAIRCAQLGMKTALIEKYSSLGGTCLNVGCIPSKALLDSSHHYDDAVKHFEEHGIEIPGEVKVNLEKMIERKRSVVSQTVDGIKFLMNKNNIDVFEGVGSFKDETHINIKKSEGDTQTIEAKNSIIATGSKPANLPFIKLDKERIITSTEALELKEIPDHLIVIGGGVIGLELGQVYMRLGAKVSVVEYMDSIIPTMDAALAKELTRSLKKQGMKFYVSHQVNSVERNGDEVVVKAKDKKDKEVEFKGDYCLVSVGRKPYTEGLNAEAAGVKIDERGRVEVNAQLQTSAKNIYAIGDVIKGPMLAHKASEEGTLVAEVIAGQKPHIDYNLIPGVVYTWPEVAAVGKTEEQLKEEGVKYKEGKFPMRALGRSRASGDIDGMVKILSDEATDEVLGVHMIGARVADLIAEAVTAMEFRASAEDISRMSHAHPTYAEAVKEAALAATDNRPIHS encoded by the coding sequence ATGAGCAAATATGATGTTGCTGTTATAGGTTCAGGCCCCGGAGGATATGTTGCTGCAATTCGCTGTGCACAACTGGGGATGAAAACCGCACTTATAGAAAAATATTCCAGTCTTGGTGGTACCTGTCTTAATGTGGGGTGTATTCCCAGCAAGGCGCTACTCGATTCTTCGCACCACTACGATGATGCCGTGAAGCATTTTGAAGAGCACGGCATTGAAATTCCGGGCGAGGTGAAAGTGAACCTCGAAAAAATGATCGAGAGAAAACGTTCTGTGGTGAGCCAGACTGTAGACGGAATTAAGTTTCTGATGAACAAGAACAACATCGATGTGTTTGAAGGTGTGGGTTCATTTAAGGATGAAACGCATATCAACATCAAAAAATCTGAGGGCGATACCCAAACTATTGAAGCAAAGAACAGCATTATTGCAACGGGGTCAAAACCCGCAAACCTGCCGTTCATTAAGCTCGATAAGGAGAGGATCATCACCTCGACTGAAGCTCTTGAGCTCAAAGAAATCCCCGATCACCTTATTGTGATTGGCGGTGGAGTGATAGGCCTGGAACTCGGGCAGGTATATATGAGGTTGGGCGCAAAAGTCTCTGTGGTGGAGTATATGGACAGTATTATTCCTACCATGGATGCAGCACTTGCCAAAGAATTGACCCGAAGCCTTAAGAAGCAGGGAATGAAATTCTACGTTTCGCACCAGGTAAATTCTGTAGAGCGCAACGGCGACGAGGTGGTGGTAAAAGCCAAAGACAAAAAAGATAAAGAAGTAGAATTTAAAGGAGATTACTGCCTGGTTTCTGTAGGTCGTAAACCTTATACTGAAGGCCTTAATGCAGAAGCTGCGGGGGTGAAGATTGACGAGCGCGGAAGGGTAGAGGTGAATGCCCAGTTGCAGACTTCAGCAAAAAATATTTACGCAATCGGAGATGTGATCAAAGGCCCAATGCTGGCGCACAAAGCTTCGGAAGAGGGAACTCTTGTTGCTGAAGTTATCGCCGGACAAAAGCCGCACATAGATTACAACTTAATTCCGGGTGTGGTTTATACTTGGCCTGAAGTTGCCGCCGTTGGGAAGACCGAAGAGCAGCTAAAAGAAGAAGGAGTTAAATATAAGGAAGGAAAATTCCCTATGCGTGCCCTGGGAAGATCAAGGGCCAGTGGAGATATTGACGGAATGGTAAAGATACTCTCCGATGAAGCTACAGATGAGGTGCTTGGCGTGCACATGATAGGTGCCCGTGTAGCCGATCTTATTGCTGAAGCCGTAACTGCAATGGAATTCCGTGCTTCGGCCGAAGATATTTCAAGGATGAGCCACGCCCACCCAACTTATGCTGAAGCCGTTAAGGAAGCTGCCCTTGCAGCTACCGATAACAGGCCAATCCACTCTTAG
- a CDS encoding Lrp/AsnC family transcriptional regulator, giving the protein MITDNTDKKLLALLQENSKKTNKELAGKLGLSVTAVYERIRKLERAGVISKYVALVRPDKVDRAFTAFCQIKLVQHTKANITGFEREVKELSEVLEVFHVSGEYDYILKVMVRDMDAYREFMLNKLTTLQHIGSTQSTFVISPVKNTTELSV; this is encoded by the coding sequence ATGATCACCGACAATACCGATAAAAAACTGCTGGCCCTGCTGCAGGAAAATTCCAAAAAAACCAATAAAGAACTGGCCGGTAAACTGGGTCTTTCAGTAACGGCTGTGTATGAACGTATTCGAAAACTCGAGCGCGCCGGGGTAATTTCAAAGTATGTTGCCCTTGTGAGGCCAGATAAAGTTGATCGTGCTTTTACCGCTTTTTGCCAAATCAAGCTGGTACAGCATACCAAGGCGAACATTACCGGTTTTGAAAGGGAGGTGAAAGAACTTTCTGAAGTGCTTGAAGTTTTTCACGTGAGCGGCGAGTATGATTATATTCTCAAGGTCATGGTGAGGGATATGGATGCCTACCGCGAGTTTATGCTTAACAAGCTCACTACACTGCAACACATTGGCAGCACCCAAAGTACCTTTGTGATTAGCCCGGTAAAGAACACCACCGAGTTAAGTGTTTGA
- a CDS encoding aminotransferase class V-fold PLP-dependent enzyme: protein MKFKPADKIQDLQYFGEFGGVNPSISDSSTYTFLSAKTMFDTFEGNAEGCYLYSRHSSPSNLYLGEALAAMEGTEAANVAASGMGAITPVLLQLCQAGDYIISSRTIYGGTYAFLKNFAPRLNINTSFVDITDLEKVEAAINENTKVIYCEAVSNPLLEVADLKGLSEIAKKHGLKFVVDNTFSPLAISPATMGADVVIHSLTKFINGSSDTVGGVVCGTQEFINELRSVNDGASMLLGPTMDSMRAASILKNLRTLHIRMKQHSHNALFLAEKFEQDGLRTVYPGLKSHPGHEMYKSMMNEEYGFGGMLVVDAGSLDKANALMEMMQEKNLGYLAVSLGFYKTLFSAPGTSTSSEIPEEEQKEMGLSDGIIRFSIGLDNDIERTYQMMRKCMEKIGILK, encoded by the coding sequence ATGAAATTCAAACCGGCAGATAAGATACAGGACCTGCAATATTTCGGGGAATTTGGAGGGGTAAACCCCAGCATTTCCGATTCTTCTACTTACACCTTCCTTTCAGCAAAAACCATGTTTGACACCTTTGAAGGCAACGCCGAAGGTTGTTATCTTTATTCACGGCACTCCTCCCCTTCCAACCTTTATTTAGGCGAAGCCCTTGCGGCTATGGAAGGCACCGAGGCTGCAAATGTGGCAGCTAGTGGCATGGGCGCCATCACCCCGGTTTTACTTCAACTGTGCCAGGCAGGAGACTACATTATTTCAAGCCGCACCATTTATGGCGGAACTTATGCCTTTCTCAAGAATTTCGCACCCCGCCTTAACATCAACACTTCCTTTGTTGACATAACCGATCTTGAAAAGGTAGAAGCCGCAATTAATGAGAACACAAAAGTCATTTACTGCGAAGCCGTGAGCAACCCGTTACTGGAGGTGGCCGACCTAAAAGGACTTTCAGAAATAGCAAAAAAACACGGCCTTAAATTCGTGGTAGACAATACTTTTTCGCCACTGGCCATCTCCCCTGCAACCATGGGTGCCGATGTGGTGATTCACAGCCTCACCAAGTTCATTAACGGCTCCAGCGACACGGTTGGCGGCGTGGTTTGCGGAACCCAGGAATTCATCAACGAACTGCGAAGCGTGAACGATGGCGCCAGCATGCTGCTGGGCCCAACCATGGATTCTATGCGGGCTGCTTCTATTTTAAAGAACCTGCGCACCCTGCACATCAGGATGAAGCAACATAGCCATAACGCCCTTTTTCTTGCTGAAAAATTTGAGCAGGACGGTCTTAGAACTGTCTATCCCGGCCTAAAAAGCCATCCGGGACATGAAATGTACAAAAGCATGATGAACGAGGAGTATGGTTTTGGCGGGATGCTGGTGGTAGATGCCGGTTCCCTTGACAAAGCCAATGCGCTTATGGAAATGATGCAGGAAAAAAACCTGGGTTACCTTGCAGTAAGCCTCGGGTTCTACAAAACCCTCTTTAGTGCGCCCGGAACTTCAACTTCTTCGGAAATTCCTGAAGAAGAACAAAAAGAAATGGGACTATCAGACGGAATTATCCGATTTTCTATTGGTCTGGACAATGACATTGAGCGCACCTACCAGATGATGCGCAAATGCATGGAAAAGATTGGCATCCTGAAATAA